Proteins encoded within one genomic window of Verrucomicrobiales bacterium:
- a CDS encoding bifunctional D-altronate/D-mannonate dehydratase (starvation-sensing protein; maybe involved in homoserine lactone degradation), giving the protein MKRRELLKTGGLGGAALALGLLGNRAPAQTPPSPPAAAKSLSPLKITKVRTILTAPANRIRLAVVKVETSEPGLYGLGCATFNQRILTVKTAVDEYLDGFCRGRDADNIEDLWQSIYTSSYWRNGPVLNNALSGVDQALWDIKGKRAGMPVYQLLGGKARFAVDTYSHASGRDLKELEDSVANKIAQGFRHIRIQMGGYGSPHLSHKPDFKEAGFGHPDDTHMDSWPYLKITRKMFEHIRNKFGEDIELLHDMHERVEPIEAVKLCKDLEQYRPFFIEDPFAPEANGWFKTLRNHTSVPIAMGELFNSPHEWVDLITERLIDFIRVHISQIGGLTPARKLAALAEWFQVRTAWHGPGDVSPVGHAANAHLDLAIRNFGIQEAVDFSPALREVFPGAPTMKNGYMHVNEAPGWGVDLNEEFAKKYPLPENPGNWLPVRRRDGSPVRP; this is encoded by the coding sequence ATGAAACGACGTGAGCTTCTGAAAACCGGCGGTCTGGGCGGGGCCGCGCTGGCCCTGGGCTTGCTCGGAAACCGCGCTCCGGCGCAGACTCCGCCTTCACCACCGGCGGCCGCCAAGTCGCTGTCCCCGCTCAAGATCACCAAGGTCCGAACGATCCTGACAGCGCCCGCGAACCGAATACGTCTCGCCGTGGTGAAGGTCGAGACCAGCGAGCCAGGTCTCTACGGACTTGGGTGCGCCACCTTCAACCAGCGAATACTCACGGTGAAAACGGCGGTGGACGAATACCTCGACGGCTTCTGCCGCGGGCGCGACGCCGACAACATCGAGGATCTGTGGCAGAGTATCTACACCAGTTCCTATTGGCGGAACGGCCCGGTGCTCAACAATGCCTTGAGCGGTGTAGATCAGGCCCTGTGGGACATCAAAGGCAAACGCGCTGGCATGCCCGTCTACCAACTCCTGGGCGGCAAAGCGCGATTCGCGGTCGATACCTACAGCCATGCCTCCGGCCGAGATCTGAAGGAGCTGGAGGACAGTGTCGCCAACAAGATCGCCCAAGGGTTCCGTCACATCCGCATCCAAATGGGCGGCTACGGATCGCCCCACCTCTCCCACAAACCTGACTTCAAGGAAGCCGGCTTCGGGCATCCGGACGACACCCACATGGATTCCTGGCCCTATCTCAAGATCACTCGGAAGATGTTCGAGCACATCAGGAACAAGTTCGGGGAGGACATCGAGTTGCTGCATGACATGCATGAGCGTGTCGAGCCCATCGAGGCGGTCAAGCTGTGCAAGGATCTCGAACAGTATCGTCCCTTCTTTATCGAGGATCCGTTCGCACCTGAAGCCAACGGGTGGTTCAAGACCTTGAGAAACCATACTTCCGTCCCGATCGCCATGGGCGAGCTCTTTAATAGCCCGCACGAGTGGGTGGATCTCATCACGGAGCGCCTCATCGATTTCATCCGCGTCCACATCTCCCAAATCGGCGGCCTGACACCCGCCCGCAAGCTCGCCGCCCTCGCCGAGTGGTTCCAGGTCCGCACCGCTTGGCACGGACCGGGCGACGTATCCCCCGTCGGCCACGCCGCCAATGCCCACCTGGATCTGGCGATCCGCAACTTCGGCATTCAGGAAGCCGTGGACTTTAGTCCGGCCCTGCGCGAGGTGTTTCCCGGAGCGCCCACCATGAAAAATGGATACATGCATGTCAACGAAGCTCCCGGCTGGGGGGTGGACCTGAATGAGGAATTCGCGAAGAAGTATCCGCTTCCCGAGAACCCCGGAAACTGGTTGCCCGTGCGACGCCGCGATGGTTCCCCGGTCCGACCCTAG
- a CDS encoding thioredoxin family protein codes for MARVALLGLVAVLLAVGCAPEPAQLPWITDFAKAQTLAVREQKLLLMDFTGSDWCQPCKNLKRYLLETREFADYAASNLVLLEVDFPRWTSLPEPQKKANEALQAEYTVEGFPTLILLAPQGKVLGRQAGVQQTKPAELIAWIEDLRRQSPPPTQ; via the coding sequence ATGGCGCGCGTGGCCTTACTAGGGCTAGTGGCCGTCCTGCTGGCGGTTGGCTGCGCGCCGGAGCCGGCCCAGCTTCCTTGGATCACCGACTTTGCCAAGGCGCAGACGCTGGCGGTGCGGGAGCAGAAGCTATTGCTCATGGACTTCACCGGCTCTGACTGGTGCCAGCCCTGCAAGAATCTCAAGCGCTACCTGTTGGAAACCCGGGAGTTCGCGGATTATGCTGCGTCGAACCTGGTTTTGCTGGAGGTCGATTTTCCTCGCTGGACCAGCCTGCCCGAGCCTCAGAAAAAGGCCAATGAAGCGCTGCAGGCGGAATACACCGTGGAAGGATTTCCCACCCTCATCCTGCTGGCGCCGCAGGGAAAAGTACTCGGACGCCAGGCCGGAGTCCAACAGACCAAGCCCGCCGAGCTGATTGCCTGGATCGAGGACCTTCGCCGTCAGTCTCCGCCCCCCACCCAATAG
- a CDS encoding methylated-DNA--[protein]-cysteine S-methyltransferase has protein sequence MNDYERIARVIVYLDQHYDEHPDLTTLARSAGLSPFHFHRLFSAWAGVSPKDFLQCLTLNHAKDLLRRGESVLGTAVGVGLSGPGRLHDLCVSLDAASPGEIKSRGAGFEVRFGFAATPFGQWLAAENERGVCHLAFVEKSGRAAALTALRDDWSESRLIRDDTVAARLASTVFNASNPTKPRRALRAFVRGTAFQLRVWRALIQIPPGALVSYGQLAAAVGAPRGARAVGTAASRNPLAFLIPCHRVIRDTGVVGQYRWGETRKRAIIGWESSALSPTPLPSV, from the coding sequence GTGAATGACTACGAACGTATCGCACGAGTGATCGTGTATCTGGATCAGCACTACGACGAACATCCAGACCTCACTACCTTGGCGCGATCAGCCGGATTAAGTCCGTTCCATTTTCATCGGCTCTTTTCCGCTTGGGCCGGCGTGAGCCCGAAAGATTTTCTCCAATGCCTCACGCTGAACCATGCGAAAGACCTGCTCCGCCGGGGCGAGAGCGTCTTGGGGACGGCGGTGGGGGTCGGACTTTCCGGTCCCGGCAGACTGCATGACTTGTGTGTCAGCCTCGACGCCGCATCGCCAGGGGAGATCAAATCGCGCGGAGCGGGCTTCGAGGTGCGATTCGGGTTTGCAGCAACCCCCTTCGGCCAATGGCTGGCGGCCGAAAATGAACGCGGTGTTTGCCACCTTGCGTTTGTGGAGAAAAGCGGCCGTGCTGCCGCCTTAACGGCGCTGCGCGACGACTGGTCCGAATCACGGCTGATTCGGGACGACACGGTCGCCGCACGACTGGCTTCGACGGTGTTTAATGCTTCGAATCCAACTAAACCTCGAAGAGCGTTGCGCGCCTTTGTTCGAGGAACGGCTTTTCAGCTGCGAGTGTGGCGAGCCTTGATCCAGATTCCTCCCGGCGCTCTGGTGAGCTACGGACAACTGGCCGCCGCCGTCGGAGCACCCAGGGGCGCCCGTGCTGTCGGCACCGCGGCGAGCCGAAATCCCCTGGCCTTCTTGATTCCGTGCCACCGCGTCATCCGCGACACCGGAGTTGTTGGTCAATACCGCTGGGGCGAAACGCGCAAACGTGCCATCATCGGATGGGAGTCCAGTGCGCTTTCCCCCACGCCGCTGCCCTCCGTGTGA
- a CDS encoding PDZ domain-containing protein, whose amino-acid sequence MHCPWTSVSRSFSSFCLLALLACSGSPRLESKEWFVAPEGNDLSDGSSRRPFQTLERARRAARSAPLENKPRLITLKAGTYRLAKPLVLTPSDSGTPDSPIVYRAARRGQVRIRGSIALQPSWTPYRLGIFQTVIPKEILAEADFDVLSLNGQVLPMARYPNLDPQAKYYGGTAADAISPERVRRWEHPTDVFVHGLHRHEWGDFHYRILGVNPQGVPQLEGGWQNNRRMGLHPQHRFVENAFEELDAPGEWFFNPRTSTLYLYPPAGIDLKTAVLETTTTESLIEIRGTIEQPVRHVRFEGLHFSLTRRAFMKNKEPLLRSDWTTYRGGMIYLSGAEDCRITQCDLTLAGGNAIYLDGYNRRVEVSRCLISDSGASAVSLVGNPRAVRSPSFEYGEFVPLEKMDLTPGPQSPHYPADCLVQDCLIRRAGRIEKQSAGVQVAISERITIRHNTIHDLPRAGINLGDGCWGGHLIEGNDVFDTVKETGDHGSFNSWGRERYWLPDIEKVNRRMREHPELHPLLDARALTTIQHNRWRCDHGWDIDLDDGSSHFLIRNNVCLNGGLKLREGYHRTVENNVMINNTFHPHVWFQASGDVFRHNIVMTWYAPIGMPKTWGREVDRNLLPDAQSLLRAQELGLDKNSVAGDPQFRAPARGDYRVTRNSPALKVGFRNFRMDQFGTRDRRSRGLAATPLIPSLKPIQKSSVATPTLDWLGAPAKGVRGMGEVSASGLPGETGVTLLTVPASCAAARHGLLSRDVILSLNDIPLNAADELIKHYDAAKPGTQIVLRAFRNQEVVTIRFSKPTLP is encoded by the coding sequence ATGCACTGCCCGTGGACATCCGTTTCACGCTCCTTCTCGAGCTTTTGCCTCCTGGCACTACTCGCCTGCTCAGGCTCGCCAAGACTCGAGAGCAAAGAGTGGTTTGTGGCGCCAGAGGGCAATGACCTGTCGGACGGTTCGAGCCGGCGGCCCTTCCAAACGCTCGAGCGCGCTCGCCGAGCCGCACGGTCTGCACCACTGGAGAACAAGCCGCGGCTGATCACCTTAAAGGCGGGAACCTACCGGTTGGCGAAACCGCTGGTGCTCACCCCGTCGGATTCGGGCACCCCAGACTCGCCGATCGTCTACCGTGCCGCCCGCCGCGGTCAGGTGCGGATCCGTGGGAGCATCGCTCTGCAGCCCTCGTGGACGCCCTACCGTCTCGGAATCTTCCAAACGGTGATCCCGAAGGAGATTTTGGCGGAGGCGGATTTCGATGTGCTCTCCCTGAATGGGCAGGTGCTACCCATGGCCCGCTATCCCAACCTTGATCCTCAGGCAAAATACTACGGTGGAACCGCCGCGGACGCCATCAGCCCCGAACGGGTCCGCCGCTGGGAGCATCCAACGGATGTTTTTGTTCACGGGCTCCATCGACACGAGTGGGGGGACTTTCATTACCGGATTCTGGGCGTCAACCCTCAAGGCGTGCCGCAGTTGGAAGGCGGATGGCAGAATAATCGTCGAATGGGCCTGCATCCGCAGCACCGCTTCGTCGAGAATGCTTTCGAGGAACTGGATGCACCTGGCGAGTGGTTTTTCAACCCCCGCACGTCGACGCTTTACCTCTATCCGCCCGCTGGCATCGACCTAAAAACCGCCGTCCTGGAAACGACCACCACGGAGAGTCTCATCGAGATCCGCGGAACGATCGAGCAACCGGTCCGACACGTGCGATTCGAAGGGCTGCACTTCAGCCTCACGAGGCGTGCCTTCATGAAAAATAAGGAGCCGCTGCTGCGTAGCGATTGGACCACTTATCGGGGTGGGATGATCTACCTGAGCGGGGCGGAGGACTGCAGGATCACTCAATGCGACCTCACCCTGGCCGGAGGCAACGCGATATACCTCGACGGCTACAATCGCCGGGTGGAGGTCTCCCGCTGCTTGATCTCCGATTCCGGCGCGAGTGCCGTGTCCTTGGTCGGAAATCCGCGTGCAGTGCGTTCTCCCAGCTTTGAATACGGTGAGTTCGTGCCTTTGGAAAAAATGGATCTGACGCCAGGTCCCCAGTCGCCCCATTATCCGGCGGACTGCCTGGTTCAGGACTGTCTCATCCGCCGTGCCGGTCGCATCGAAAAACAGAGCGCGGGGGTTCAAGTCGCCATCAGCGAGCGAATTACCATTCGGCACAACACCATTCATGACCTGCCGCGGGCCGGGATCAATCTGGGAGATGGCTGCTGGGGCGGCCACCTGATCGAAGGCAATGACGTCTTCGACACGGTCAAAGAAACGGGAGATCACGGAAGCTTCAATTCCTGGGGGCGGGAACGCTACTGGCTGCCCGATATCGAAAAGGTGAACCGACGCATGCGCGAGCACCCCGAACTCCATCCCCTGCTCGATGCCCGCGCCTTGACCACGATTCAGCACAATCGCTGGCGATGCGACCATGGCTGGGATATCGACCTGGATGACGGATCCAGCCACTTCCTGATCCGCAACAACGTCTGCCTTAACGGTGGGTTAAAGCTGCGCGAAGGCTACCACCGCACGGTGGAGAACAATGTCATGATCAATAACACGTTTCACCCACACGTGTGGTTTCAAGCGAGCGGGGACGTCTTTCGTCATAACATCGTGATGACTTGGTATGCCCCCATCGGCATGCCAAAAACCTGGGGACGCGAGGTGGATCGCAATCTTCTGCCGGATGCGCAGAGTCTGCTTCGAGCCCAAGAGCTCGGGTTGGACAAAAACTCAGTCGCGGGAGATCCGCAGTTCCGAGCCCCCGCTCGAGGCGACTACCGCGTCACCCGCAACTCCCCTGCTCTGAAGGTAGGCTTCCGAAACTTCCGCATGGACCAATTTGGCACCCGCGATAGGCGCTCGCGAGGACTGGCAGCGACACCGCTGATTCCATCGCTCAAGCCAATCCAAAAGAGCTCGGTAGCAACCCCTACCCTGGATTGGCTCGGCGCTCCGGCAAAAGGAGTTCGCGGGATGGGCGAAGTCTCGGCCTCAGGACTCCCCGGGGAGACTGGCGTGACGCTGCTAACGGTTCCGGCGTCCTGCGCCGCCGCACGGCATGGACTGCTTTCCCGAGATGTTATTCTGAGCCTCAACGACATTCCGTTGAATGCCGCTGATGAGCTGATCAAGCACTACGACGCCGCGAAGCCGGGAACTCAAATAGTCCTCCGAGCCTTCCGAAATCAGGAAGTTGTCACGATCCGGTTTTCCAAGCCCACCCTCCCATGA
- a CDS encoding dihydroorotase, whose translation MNSLLLTGGRVIDPSRGLDATADVLVLEGRIARVGKGIDAGIPANTPRIDVAGKVVCPGLIDLHVHLREPGQSAKETIATGTAAAARGGFTSVVAMPNTSPSIDNAGTVALIRSKSERESCVNLYVTGAITKGIAGEELAPIGSLKAAGVVAITDDGHCVQNNDLMRRALEYARMFDLPIFDHCQDYNLVSDGVMHEGYWSTSLGLRGWPAAGEDMIVARNILLAELTGGHIHCQHISSAASVQLIREAKQRGLTVSGEACPHHFTLTDAAIAGSEEFWKKDGQGVWGFDPADSARPSWPVYHTSFKMNPPLRSGKDREAILAGVADGTLEVLCSDHAPHCDYEKEVEFDYAPFGITGLENEFALSLMQLYHAGRMKLSDVIQRYTQAPARILRLNKGTLAEGADADITVFDPDRSWVFRRSETFSKSTNNPFYEWPLRGMALFTIVGGKVVYDLHKKPVQERSLA comes from the coding sequence ATGAATTCTTTGCTCCTCACCGGAGGGCGTGTAATCGACCCTTCTCGCGGCTTGGATGCCACCGCCGACGTGCTCGTGCTGGAAGGCAGGATCGCCCGCGTCGGCAAGGGGATTGACGCCGGAATCCCCGCCAATACCCCTCGAATAGACGTCGCCGGTAAGGTGGTTTGCCCAGGGTTGATCGATCTGCATGTCCACCTGCGCGAGCCTGGTCAGTCGGCCAAGGAGACGATCGCCACCGGGACGGCCGCCGCCGCCCGGGGTGGCTTTACGTCGGTCGTCGCCATGCCAAACACTTCCCCTTCGATCGATAATGCCGGCACCGTGGCTCTGATCCGGTCCAAGTCGGAACGCGAGAGCTGCGTCAACCTGTATGTCACGGGAGCCATCACCAAAGGGATCGCGGGGGAGGAATTGGCCCCGATCGGATCCCTCAAAGCTGCCGGGGTCGTGGCCATTACGGATGATGGGCACTGTGTTCAGAACAACGATCTGATGCGGCGGGCCTTGGAATATGCACGGATGTTCGATCTTCCTATTTTTGATCACTGTCAGGACTACAACTTGGTGAGCGACGGGGTGATGCATGAGGGCTACTGGAGCACCTCGCTGGGGTTGCGGGGTTGGCCCGCTGCCGGCGAAGACATGATCGTCGCACGGAACATCCTGCTGGCTGAGTTGACGGGTGGGCACATCCATTGCCAGCATATCAGTTCCGCTGCGAGCGTGCAGCTGATTCGGGAAGCTAAGCAACGAGGTTTGACCGTTAGCGGCGAGGCCTGCCCTCACCATTTTACACTGACGGACGCGGCCATCGCGGGGAGCGAAGAATTTTGGAAGAAGGATGGCCAAGGGGTGTGGGGTTTTGATCCCGCCGATTCGGCGCGGCCGAGTTGGCCGGTGTACCACACCTCCTTCAAGATGAATCCTCCGCTGCGCTCTGGCAAAGACCGCGAAGCGATCTTGGCGGGGGTGGCGGATGGAACGCTGGAGGTCTTGTGCAGCGATCATGCGCCACACTGCGACTACGAGAAAGAAGTGGAATTCGACTATGCACCGTTCGGAATCACGGGTCTGGAGAACGAATTCGCCCTGTCGCTGATGCAGTTGTATCATGCGGGACGGATGAAGCTAAGCGATGTCATCCAACGCTACACCCAAGCCCCGGCCCGGATTCTGCGCCTGAACAAAGGCACCTTGGCGGAAGGTGCCGATGCGGACATCACTGTTTTCGACCCCGATCGATCCTGGGTTTTTCGCCGCTCGGAAACCTTCAGCAAATCCACGAACAATCCGTTCTACGAATGGCCGCTGCGCGGTATGGCTCTCTTCACCATCGTGGGTGGAAAGGTGGTTTACGACCTTCATAAAAAGCCCGTGCAGGAGAGGAGCCTGGCCTGA
- a CDS encoding DUF485 domain-containing protein, whose translation MIPPENWAKDIHSEEFLHELMRRQLRLSISCAATFLIALLCLPLLNYFKPDWMSIQVGGFTLTWLILGVLFFPFVWAISYYFIRRSIALEESEVREAKSQSGKTTQG comes from the coding sequence ATGATCCCACCCGAAAACTGGGCCAAAGACATTCACAGTGAAGAGTTTCTTCATGAGCTGATGCGCCGCCAGCTGCGGCTGTCCATCAGCTGTGCCGCCACCTTCCTGATCGCGCTCTTGTGCCTCCCCCTCCTGAACTATTTCAAACCTGACTGGATGTCTATCCAAGTCGGCGGCTTCACCCTGACCTGGCTGATCCTGGGGGTGCTATTTTTCCCGTTCGTCTGGGCCATCTCCTACTACTTCATTCGTCGCTCGATCGCGCTCGAGGAATCTGAAGTTCGCGAGGCCAAGAGTCAAAGTGGCAAAACTACCCAAGGGTAG
- a CDS encoding sialate O-acetylesterase, translated as MASVTVSLITSLACAAAARDLTVGAAKSDITPSTNVLNWVGHKPYPGVLDPVYVRSMVISDGVSRVALVAWDLTDTREGFVARVRREISAATQIPSECILINASHTHSAPWVPAEGDPLLEAERRTLLPVQNGPGYRDWADRLIRRTVETVRQADSRRQPVSLAIARAWAGDVVFNRRPVREDGKVETTYEPATPYSLPKGQRFGPMDPTLSLVGFLNAQGGAVATLFSLACHPVSIYPHDSRVSADWPGPVSQRLSETLGGEAAFLQGCAGDIVPIRRNLPSRDRMAELIGDRALAAWTNRSLLPATGPLRSKTARITLPLTAKARQDLGRATLDTEVQVITLGSLAFVGLPGEPLTAISLEIQRRSPFPHTVVLGYSNGGGVQYVGAAGDKPKGGYEMTEAGSGEDRCGQILIDTVTQLLQAIRVDDVLEETAAKDLHVYLLAGQSNMAGRGPVEPPDQVPHPRVLTLGTNGLWRLALDPLHQDRANAGVGLGSSFGRTLADSNPRIVIGLVPVAVGGSPLSRWVKGGDLHRQSVDQARVAMSKGTLKGILWHQGENDSDGAVNAESYAARLAQMIQDIRTELGVPDLPFVAGKLGQFLITDPRSDTPLAGTINAQLQSLVGRVPGFKLVESEHLTAMPDRIHFDTPSLREFGRRYAEAFNADNRP; from the coding sequence ATGGCTTCGGTTACGGTGTCTCTGATCACCAGCCTGGCCTGCGCGGCCGCGGCTCGCGACCTGACGGTGGGAGCCGCCAAGTCCGATATTACCCCCTCCACCAACGTTTTAAATTGGGTCGGACACAAACCCTATCCAGGGGTATTGGATCCCGTCTACGTCCGATCGATGGTGATCTCCGACGGAGTCTCGCGTGTCGCTCTGGTTGCTTGGGATCTCACGGATACACGCGAGGGTTTCGTAGCCCGTGTTCGGCGTGAAATTTCCGCCGCCACTCAGATTCCTTCCGAGTGCATTCTCATTAACGCTTCGCACACCCACTCCGCACCCTGGGTTCCCGCCGAGGGCGACCCCCTGCTCGAAGCGGAGCGTCGCACCCTGCTGCCGGTGCAAAACGGACCGGGCTATCGAGACTGGGCCGACCGCCTCATCCGCCGAACCGTGGAAACCGTCCGCCAGGCGGACAGCCGGCGTCAACCGGTGTCTCTAGCCATCGCACGCGCCTGGGCTGGTGATGTCGTCTTCAATCGACGCCCTGTCCGGGAGGATGGGAAAGTCGAAACCACGTACGAACCCGCGACTCCCTACTCCCTTCCGAAGGGCCAGCGCTTCGGCCCCATGGATCCCACCCTGAGCCTGGTTGGGTTCCTCAACGCTCAAGGAGGGGCGGTCGCAACGCTGTTCAGCCTGGCGTGCCATCCCGTGTCCATCTACCCGCACGACTCACGGGTGTCGGCTGACTGGCCCGGGCCGGTCTCCCAACGCTTGAGCGAAACCCTCGGAGGCGAGGCGGCTTTCCTCCAAGGGTGCGCGGGCGACATCGTCCCCATCCGCCGAAATCTGCCATCTCGCGATCGCATGGCAGAGTTGATCGGCGACCGGGCACTCGCCGCCTGGACGAACCGATCCCTGCTTCCCGCCACCGGCCCGCTCCGCTCTAAGACCGCTCGAATCACCCTCCCGCTCACTGCCAAAGCCCGCCAGGATCTGGGCCGAGCCACCTTGGACACCGAGGTCCAGGTCATCACCTTGGGAAGTTTGGCGTTCGTGGGGCTACCGGGCGAACCTCTCACGGCTATCTCGCTGGAGATCCAGCGAAGGTCGCCCTTTCCCCACACGGTGGTGCTGGGCTATTCGAATGGCGGGGGAGTTCAATACGTGGGAGCGGCTGGAGACAAGCCCAAGGGTGGTTACGAAATGACGGAGGCTGGCTCGGGCGAGGATCGGTGTGGTCAGATTCTGATCGATACCGTGACGCAATTACTTCAAGCGATCCGCGTCGACGACGTCCTGGAGGAAACCGCCGCCAAGGACCTTCATGTGTATCTGTTGGCGGGCCAAAGCAACATGGCCGGGCGTGGTCCAGTCGAACCGCCCGACCAGGTGCCGCATCCACGGGTGTTGACGCTGGGAACCAACGGCCTCTGGCGGCTGGCCCTGGACCCTTTGCACCAGGACCGCGCCAATGCCGGTGTCGGGCTGGGATCGTCGTTCGGTCGAACCCTGGCCGACTCCAACCCGCGCATCGTCATTGGACTGGTGCCAGTGGCCGTCGGAGGAAGCCCACTGTCCCGTTGGGTCAAAGGAGGCGATCTCCACCGCCAGTCGGTCGATCAGGCTCGGGTGGCGATGAGCAAGGGAACCTTGAAGGGCATTTTGTGGCATCAAGGAGAGAACGACAGCGATGGAGCGGTGAACGCCGAAAGCTATGCGGCTCGGCTGGCTCAAATGATTCAAGACATTCGCACGGAGCTCGGGGTTCCCGACCTGCCCTTCGTCGCCGGAAAGCTGGGACAGTTCCTCATCACCGACCCGCGCAGCGACACCCCGCTGGCCGGCACCATCAACGCGCAGCTCCAATCCTTGGTGGGCCGGGTTCCCGGCTTCAAGCTAGTCGAATCTGAACACCTGACCGCCATGCCGGATCGAATCCATTTCGACACGCCCTCCCTACGTGAATTCGGACGGCGCTACGCGGAGGCGTTCAATGCCGACAATCGGCCCTGA
- a CDS encoding cation acetate symporter, with amino-acid sequence MLDPWILGFSLITVLATIFMGFWSARKSKTASDFFVAGRSVSVGWNASAISGEYLSAASFMGVAGMVMSSGYDALWYPVCYACGYLFLLLFIAGPLRRFGAYTIPDFAEGRYDSPLFRKIAVVFVLFIGFFYTMPQMKGAGTTLAYIFKDIQIGGQQGLPYWVGVVLVGAVITLNVALGGMKGITLVQAFQYWAKMFAISLPIFVLLSVYGGYGTHLAGNGPVESRPATVARAELPAKAPADATWLAPFGPLTTKAAKAAAAALPADQQKRYLDEHERPFSLLYTYSLIIALVCGTAGLPHILVRFYTNPDGVAAKRTTMWVMILIGIFYVFPPVFGVIGRNLMPRLYSGIGVSGTDGIVLKLPTLLREKYGVLGSILSGVTCAGAFAAFMSTFSGLLVSMTGAVAHDVYGRILRPNSTPAQRMAMFKVSAVVVGAVAIFLGTLVENFEINFMVGQAFAIAAASYFPLLFMSVWWRGMTMKGAATGMLTGGLLALVGISLTSWTTFITAQGAKFKALNMAEPGWFQALKGVSLTDFWAAHPLMRILCEQPAIWAVPLAMILMVVVSKLTKKDIPSDARMKMLVLHAPEQLGLKQEYIQDHHAAH; translated from the coding sequence ATGCTCGATCCCTGGATCCTCGGTTTTAGTCTCATCACGGTGCTCGCGACCATCTTCATGGGCTTCTGGTCCGCCCGTAAGTCCAAAACGGCCTCCGATTTCTTCGTTGCAGGTCGCTCAGTGTCGGTGGGATGGAACGCGTCCGCCATCTCGGGTGAATACCTGAGCGCCGCCTCATTCATGGGAGTCGCCGGCATGGTCATGAGTTCCGGCTATGACGCGCTCTGGTACCCGGTTTGCTATGCGTGCGGCTACCTCTTCCTCCTCCTGTTTATCGCCGGTCCCCTGCGCCGATTCGGTGCCTACACCATTCCTGACTTCGCGGAGGGTCGCTACGACTCCCCGTTGTTCCGAAAAATTGCCGTCGTGTTCGTGCTGTTCATCGGTTTCTTCTACACCATGCCCCAAATGAAGGGCGCCGGCACGACGCTGGCCTATATCTTTAAGGATATCCAGATCGGCGGGCAGCAGGGGCTTCCGTATTGGGTGGGGGTGGTGCTGGTGGGGGCGGTGATCACCCTGAATGTGGCGCTGGGTGGAATGAAGGGAATCACCCTGGTTCAGGCCTTCCAATACTGGGCCAAGATGTTCGCCATCTCGCTGCCCATCTTTGTGCTGCTCTCGGTCTACGGCGGTTACGGAACCCACCTCGCTGGCAACGGCCCCGTCGAGTCGCGTCCCGCTACCGTGGCACGGGCGGAGTTGCCCGCGAAAGCGCCCGCCGATGCCACGTGGCTGGCACCCTTTGGGCCGCTCACCACCAAGGCAGCCAAAGCCGCCGCCGCCGCGTTGCCCGCCGATCAACAGAAGCGTTATTTGGACGAGCACGAACGTCCGTTCTCCTTGCTGTACACCTACTCTCTCATCATCGCGTTGGTGTGTGGCACCGCCGGATTGCCACACATCCTCGTTCGCTTTTATACCAACCCTGATGGCGTCGCCGCGAAGCGAACCACCATGTGGGTCATGATCCTGATCGGGATATTCTATGTTTTCCCTCCAGTCTTCGGCGTGATCGGACGCAATCTCATGCCTCGGCTCTACTCAGGCATCGGCGTCAGCGGCACCGACGGAATCGTCCTGAAGCTGCCAACGCTGCTGCGGGAGAAGTATGGCGTGCTGGGATCCATTCTCAGCGGAGTAACGTGCGCCGGTGCCTTCGCCGCCTTCATGAGCACGTTCAGCGGCCTGCTGGTTTCGATGACCGGAGCCGTGGCCCATGATGTCTATGGCCGAATTCTGCGACCGAACAGCACGCCTGCTCAGCGAATGGCCATGTTCAAGGTCTCTGCGGTGGTGGTCGGCGCCGTTGCGATCTTCCTCGGCACCCTGGTGGAGAACTTCGAGATCAACTTCATGGTGGGGCAGGCATTCGCCATCGCCGCCGCGAGCTACTTCCCGCTCTTGTTCATGAGCGTGTGGTGGCGCGGGATGACCATGAAGGGGGCGGCGACCGGCATGCTCACCGGCGGATTGCTGGCGCTCGTCGGCATCTCGCTCACCAGCTGGACCACGTTCATCACGGCCCAGGGCGCCAAGTTCAAGGCGCTGAACATGGCCGAGCCCGGTTGGTTCCAGGCGCTCAAAGGTGTCTCACTGACCGACTTCTGGGCCGCGCATCCCTTGATGCGCATCCTGTGCGAACAGCCCGCCATTTGGGCGGTCCCGCTGGCCATGATCCTCATGGTCGTCGTCAGCAAGTTGACGAAGAAGGATATCCCTTCCGATGCCCGCATGAAAATGCTGGTGCTCCATGCACCGGAACAACTGGGCCTCAAGCAAGAATACATTCAGGATCATCATGCCGCTCATTAA